The genomic region TCCTCGGTGATCCTCGCCAATCTCGTGATCGGCAGCGATATCATTCCCGAGTTCCTGCAGGAGGACTGCACGCCGGACAAGCTCGCGGCGGCGCTGCGCGACGTGCTTGCGGATTCGCCCGATCGTCTGCGGCAGCTCGTGGGGTTCGCGACGATGGACGGGAAGATGTCGACCGGCGACCAGCCGCCAAGCGTCCGAGCCGCCGACATCGTGCTGGCGGAGATGGGCCGCCGTTCGACCTAAGGCGCGGTGTGATTAGGTTGAATCGTCATCGCGCTTTAGCACTTTGTTTGAGCATGAAATCCGCTTCGCACTTTTCCGGATCATGCTTTAGCCAATCGATCGTGTCCGCGTTCAGCGGCGACATCCCGCCGCAACGATCCCGCTTGCGCTGAATGTTTAGACCATACTAATATTAGCAATAGCTAATATTAGTATGGAGCCCAGCCATGAAGATCGATCCGGTCGCCTATGTCGGAGCCGTCGTTCGCGAAGTCGCCTTCCGGGAACGCGACGGCAAGCCGGCGCGGGCGGTGATCGCGACCCGCAGCTACGACACCGACATCGCCGATCTCTGGGATGTGCTGACCAACCCCGAACGCATTCCGCGCTGGTTCCTGCCGATCTCGGGCGACCTGAGGCTTGGCGGCCGCTATCAGTTCCAGGGCCACGCGGGCGGCGAGATCACGACGTGTGAGCCGCCGCGCCGGCTTGCCGTCACGTGGGAGTCCATGGGCACGGTCAGCTGGGTTACCGTGACGTTGGCCGAGAATGGCCCAGACGCCACGCGCCTGGAATTGGAACACCTCTCGGTGATCGAGGGCGACTTCTGGGACCGCTACGGGGCCGGTGCGGTCGGCGTCGGCTGGGATCTCGCGCTGCTCGGGCTCGCGCTCTATCTGGCCATGCCGCCCGGCGGGGAATTCGACCGCGCCGCCGCGTCGGCGTGGCCGGCCACCGACGACGGCAAGGAATTCATCCGCCGCGCCAGCGAGGACTGGTGCAGGGCCTCGATCGCGGCGGGCACCGAGGAGGCAGCGGCGCGCAGATCGGCCGCAAATACCACGGCGGCCTATTGCGGCGAGCCGGAGCCGGGGAGCGGAGGCTAACGAGCGATGCACGCCTTCGACATCCTCGGCGATCCTGTCCGCCGGCGCATCCTGGAGCTATTGGCGACCGGCGAGCACAGTTCGGGCGACGTCGTTGCCGTCGTGCAGCGCGAGTTCGGCATCACCCAGTCGGCGGTCTCGCAGCAATTGCGGATCCTGCGGGACGCCGGTTTCGCGTCGGTGCGCGCCGAGGGTACGCGCCGCATCTACGCGGTCGAGCCGGCGCGGCTGCGAGAGGTCGACGACTGGCTCGACCGGTTCCGGGCGTTCTGGCTGCCGCGCCTGGACGCGATCGCGACCGAAGTCGCGCGGGGCAAACGAAAACGGCGCCATCAGGAATGATGGCGCCGTCCCGGATTCTCTTGAGCGATGCAGCTTACTTGCGCTTGTCGATCTGCACATAGTCGCGGCGCGCGACGCCGGTGTAGAGCTGGCGCGGACGGCCGATCTTCTGCTGCGGATCCTCGATCATCTCGCTCCACTGGCTGATCCAGCCGACGGTGCGGGCGACCGCGAACAGCACCGTGAACATCGAGACCGGGAAGCCCATCGCCTTCAGCGTGATGCCCGAATAGAAGTCGACGTTCGGGTAGAGCTTGCGATCGATGAAGTAGGGATCGCTGAGCGCGATCTTCTCAAGCTCCATCGCGACCTTGAGCATAGGATCGTCGCCGTGGCCGGTCTCCTTCAGCACCGCGTGACACATCTTCTGCATGATCTTGGCGCGCGGATCGTAGTTCTTGTAGACGCGGTGGCCGAAGCCCATCAGGCGAACTTCGCTGTTCTTGTCCTTCACCTTGGCGATGAAGTCCGGAATGTTTTCGACCTTGCCGATG from Bradyrhizobium elkanii USDA 76 harbors:
- a CDS encoding ArsR/SmtB family transcription factor is translated as MHAFDILGDPVRRRILELLATGEHSSGDVVAVVQREFGITQSAVSQQLRILRDAGFASVRAEGTRRIYAVEPARLREVDDWLDRFRAFWLPRLDAIATEVARGKRKRRHQE
- a CDS encoding SRPBCC family protein — encoded protein: MKIDPVAYVGAVVREVAFRERDGKPARAVIATRSYDTDIADLWDVLTNPERIPRWFLPISGDLRLGGRYQFQGHAGGEITTCEPPRRLAVTWESMGTVSWVTVTLAENGPDATRLELEHLSVIEGDFWDRYGAGAVGVGWDLALLGLALYLAMPPGGEFDRAAASAWPATDDGKEFIRRASEDWCRASIAAGTEEAAARRSAANTTAAYCGEPEPGSGG